The Kribbella sp. HUAS MG21 genome includes the window AGCTGTCGATGCGGCTGGTGCCGGGGTGGAGCGACGACGGCAGCTACGGGTTCGCGATCTTCCTCGGCGCGCTGGCGGTGTTCGGCATGCGGCGGGCGATCCAGCGCAGTGTCGAGCTGAACGCGACCCGCAAGGACCTGGCGGAGCTTGCCGTCCAGGAGGAGCGGAACCGGTTCGCCCGCGACCTGCACGACATCCTCGGCCATTCGCTCACCGTCATCACGGTGAAGGCCGAACTGGCCGGCAAGCTGATCGCGGCGAACCCGGACCGAGCGGCCGCCGAGGTCGCGGACGTGGAAAGTCTGGCGCGGGCCGCGCTGGCCGACGTCCGGGCCGCGGTCGCGGGGTACCGCGAGCTGAGCCTGGCCGGTGAGCTCGTCGCTGCACGGACCGCGCTGCAGGCCGCCGACATCAAGGCGGACCTGCCGACCACGGTCGACGAGGTGCCGGAGGAGAACCGCGAGCTGTTCGCGTGGGTGGTGCGCGAGGGCGTGACGAACGTCGTACGGCACTCGGGCGCGAAGCGCTGCACGATCCGGATCACGGCTGCGCGGATCGAAGTACTCGACGACGGGACGGGTCCGACGCCCGGCGGCGGTACGGCGGGACACGGGCTGGTCGGGTTGCGCGAGCGCGCCGACCAGGCCGGCGCGAGTGTGCAGATCGGGGAAGCGCCCGGCGGCGGGTTCCGGCTCGCGGTCGGCGTCGGGGCTGTGAGGATGGGCCGGTGACCATCCGACTGCTGATCGCCGACGACCAGGCGCTGGTCCGGGGCGCGCTGGCCGCCTTGCTCGACCTCGAGCCCGACCTGGAGGTGGTGGCCGAGGTCGGTCGCGGCGACGAGGTGATCGACGCCGCGCGGAAGTCCGAACCCGACGTCGCCCTGCTGGACGTGGAGATGCCGGGGCTGGACGGTATCGAGGCGGCGGCCGCGCTGCGGACCGCCGTGCCCGGGGTGCGGGTGCTGATGGTGACCACGTTCGGCCGGCCCGGGTACCTGCGCCGCGCGATGGAGGCGGGCGCGGCCGGGTTCGTCGTCAAGGACACGCCCGCGACGCAACTGGCGGACGCAGTACGGCGGGTTCAGCAAGGGCTGCGAGTGGTCGATCCGTCACTCGCCGCCGAGACCTTGGTGGCCGGTACCAGTCCGTTGACGGGCCGCGAGTCCGACGTACTGCGGGCCGCCCGGGAGGGTGGCACCGTCGCCGACATCGCCAAGGAATTGCACCTGTCCGAAGGCACCGTCCGCAACCATCTCTCTGCCGCGATCGGCAAGACCGGCGCCCGCACCCGCGCCGAGGCCGCCCGCATTGCCCTCGACAACGGCTGGTTGTAGCCCGGTCCTGGGCTCTAGGGTTGCAGTCAGGGGAGGGAGGCTGCGATGTCGATCGAACAGTTCAGCGTCCGGGGACGACTGGCGGACACCGGTGAGGGGATCACGGCCGACGAGCTGCAGCTGGCCGCGCGCAACCACGGGATGCCGCTGGAGGGCCTACGGTACGACGTGACGCCGCCGGGGCTGCACTACGTCCTGGTGCACTACGACATCCCGGCAACGAATGCGGGTGACTGGCGGCTGGAGCTCGGCGGATGTGTCGTGGAGCCGTTGTCGTTCGGGCTGACCGAGTTGCGGGCGATGGGGCGGCGGACGATCCGGGTCACGTTGGAGTGCGCCGGGAACGGGCGCGCGACGCTGCTGCCGCGGCCGATCAGCCAGCCGTGGCTCACGGAGGCGGTCGGTACGGCGGAATGGACCGGCGTGCTGCTCGCGGACCTGCTGCGGCTGGCCGGGATCCGTGAGGACGCCGTGGATGTGGTGTTCACAGGTGCGGACCACGGCGTGGAGCGCGGCGTGGAGCAGGACTACCAGCGCGGCCTGTCGGTCGCGGAGGCGATCGACTCCGGCGCGATCGTCGCCTGGGAGATGAACGGTGCGCCGCTGCCGCCGCAGCACGGGTACCCGCTGCGGCTCGTCGTACCGGGGTGGTACGGGATGGCGAGCGTGAAGTGGCTGCGGTCGATCGAGCTGATCGACCATGCCTTCGAGGGGTTCCAGAACGCGGTCGCGTACCGGCTGCGCACCGACGCGGACGATCCGGGGCGGCCGGTGACGCGGATCGAGCCGCGGGCGCTGCTGGTCCCGCCGGGGTTCCCGGACTTCATGAGCCGGCACCGGTTCGTTGCCGCGGGCACCGTTCCGCTGTTCGGGCGGGCGTGGTCCGGGTGGGCGCCGATCGAACGCGTCGAGGTCAGCACCGACGCCGGCGTGAACTGGCACGAGGCGACGTTGGATGCCCCCGGCAACCAGGACGGCCCGGACGAGCTGGCGTGGCGCGGGTTCGCGTACGACTGGGAGGCGACACCCGGCGAGCATGTGCTGACCGTCCGTGCGTACGACGCCGCGGGCCGCGAACAGCCGATCGAGGCCGAGTGGAACCGCGGTGGTTTCGCCAACAACACGGCCCAGCGGATCACGGTGCTGGTGACCTGACGACACCGCGTGTCGCTGGCGCGTTCCGGCGTACCGCGGTCACATCCTGGAGAGGTACACGGTTCTCACTCCAGGAGTGGTGGCGGTGAACGAAAGCCAGCTGCACGCACGGGTCTTCCGCACGGCGCACGAGTGGTACGCCGACGTCGACGACGAGCTCGACCCGCAACCGGACAACCCGCTCTGGTGGGGCTCCTACACGACACAGCAGGCCGCACTCCAGGCCGCCTGCGACCACCTCGCCACCCTGGACCACGCCTCCTGACCACCTACTCCGGTTCGTTGTGCTTGTCGCCGCCGACGCGGTACGGCGTATTGATGCCCTCGTACATCAGGTGCGTCATCAGCCCCTCGGAGGCGTGCGGGAGGTTGTGGCAGTGGTCCATCCACAGCCCCGGGTTGTCGGCGACGAAGGCGATCTCGTAGGTCTCGTCGTTGCCGACCTCCAGCGTGTCGGTCCACCACGGCGAGCCGGTCGCCGCGACGCCGTTCCGGGACAGGACCACGGCATGGTGCCCGTGCAGGTGCATCGGGTGCGCCTGGCCGCTGGTGTTCGAGATCTTCATCCGCACGACGTCCCCCTCGGCGACCATGAACATCGGCACGTCCGGGAACTTGTGCCCGTTGATCGTCCACCACAGCCCCGGCACCCCGTCCAGGAACCCGGGCCGCCGCCCGATCCGGTACTCGAAGGTCCGCACCGCCTTCGCCGCGTCGAACCCGACCGGCGCCGGCGTCCCGTAGCTCAACAGGTCGACGTTCTCCCCCGGCAGCTCCTGCTGCGCCGCCTCCGCCGGCCCGATCCCGAGCGACAGCGTCGGCGTACCGGCCACCAGCCGCATCCCACCGGGCGGCACCACCGCCTCCAGATCCACTCGACCACCGGCAGGCAACGGATAGCCCGCCGTCACCGCGGTCGGCCCGTGCACCTCGCGGCCGTCCACCGCGACCACCTTGTACGGCGTCCCGGTCAGCCCGACGCGCAGGATCGCGTTGTCGGTGTTGATCACCCGCACTCGGGCTGTCGTCCCCGCGGGCAGCTCCACCCGCGCGGTCCCGGTGCGGCCGTTGATCGTCCGCTTCCCGTCGTACGTGTGGATCGCGGCGATCACCTCGCCGGGAGTCGGCGGCGCGATCACGATCGTGCCGAACAGCCCGCCCTTCACCTCATCGCTCGACACCTGGTGCGAGTGGTACCAGTAGGTCCCTGCCTGCTCCGCCTCGAACCGGTACGTGTGCTTCCCGCCCACCGGTACGGCGTCCTGCGTGACGCCCGCGACCCCGTCCTCGGCGTTCGGTACGTCGATCCCGTGCCAGTGCAGGGTGGCGCCGTCCTTCACGGACTCGTTCACCAGCGTCACCTGGACGAGGTCGCCCAGCCGCGCGCGGATCAGCGGGCCGGGTGACGTGCCGTTCAGGGTGTAGCCGTCGACGGTCTCGCCGGACGCGAGCCGGAACTTCTGCTGCCGCGCGACGAGCGTGACGTCGACGTCCGGAGTACCGGTCTTGGGTCCTGTCAGGTCCGCGACGCTCGTGCCGCCGTGGTGCTCGTGACCGCCCGCCGGGCCGCCGCCGTAGTCGGCGTACCCCATCTGCGCCGCGTCGTACTCCCCCGGGACCAGGCTGGTCGCCCAGAGGTACCCGAGCGGTACGAGTACCGCCAGGGTGATCCCCAGGGCGACCAGTCGGCCCCACCGGCGCTTCTTGTGGTCAGACACTGGCCACGGGCTGATTCGGTACTGCGGCACGCCGGGCGGCCATGCTCGACACTGCCGCGATCGCGAGGCCGTTGATGCCGTGCAGGATGCCGAGCGCGGGTACCCCGAAGGACGCGACCGCGAGCAGGAACTGCACGACGACGAGGCCGAGCACGACGGCTGCCAGCGTGCGGCCGCGCGGTACGTCGGTCAGGAACGAGACGATCAGGAAGATCAGCGCGAGCAGCCCGATCGCCGTACCTGCGATGCTGTGGTAGCTCTGCCCGAAGTTGCTGTAGTCGGCGCCGATCGCGGCACCGTCGCCGGCGTCCTTCGCGACCGTGAACCCGGCCATCGCGATCGAGGCGATCTGCAGGACCACTGCGAGCGCGATCAGCATCCCGAAGGCGCGATACACGTTCCTCATGCGCGCCGCTCCGTCCGCCGCTTCCGCACGAACAGCACAGCCGCCCCGATCAGCAGCAACGGCAGGATCGGCGGATGCCCACCACCCACAACACACCCGACCGACGCCAGTACGGCGAACACCCCGAGCGCGATCAGCAGCGGGAAAGGAATCCGCCCGAGAAAGCCCCGCGCAGCCCACGCCGGCCGGCCACCTGGCCCACCGAATCCCCCGTTTCCACCCGCACGCCCCGTCCTCCCCGGACCGCCGGCGGCAGTGGCGTCGTCCGGTGCGGTCCATGGTGGTCTGCGCCAGCCCCAGGGCCCGGCCCAGCCCTCACCGTCACCATCGGCACCGCCCGCCGCCCCCGCACCGCCCGCTCCAGCCCTGGCCGCTCCGGCCGCGCCTCCTGGCGCCTGGTGCGGACCCGGGAGGTCTGTGAAGAGAGCGTCCAGGTCGGCGCCGGTCTTCGCCTGTAGGGCCTGGTCGACGCGCTCGGAGTGTTCTTCCGCGCTCAGCCGGCCGGCTTCGTAATGCTCGCCCAGACGCCGGACGGCGTCCTCACGCTCACTGTCGCCGATGCGGATCGATCCGCCCGGCCTCTCGTCGTTCATGACACTCCTCGGTGCTCGTAGTCCTTCCAACGGCACCAAGAGTGGCTTTCGAACCCCTTTCACCGCGTCGCCCCGGCGGCGACACCTCCGCTACCCCCGGAGGAGCACACTGCACCGCTGGACGCAGTACGACGTACTCCCCCGGGCGTAGAAGACCCCAGGGTCAACCCCTAGGCATTGGCGGAGAGGATCTGGTTGACGTCGTCGTTCGCCTTCGCCAGCGACGCCGGTTCGGCCTCGAACGACATCACCGCGTCCATCGCCGGCGTCATCACCGCGGTCACGTCCGCGGCGTTCGGGTTCGCCGGGTACGGGAACACGTCACCGGCCTCGACCGGCTCCAGGAACGGCGTGACGTCCCACCCGTTCTTCGCGAACGCCGCCTTCGCCGCCGGCATGCTCGCCGCCACCGCCGGGAACACCACCCCGGCCTTCGCGACGATGTCCTGCGCGGTCTGCGACCCGAGGAACTTCACCCACGCCCACGACGCGTCCCGGCGCGTGGTGCCGGCCCAGATCGTGTCCGCGAGCCCGTTCATCATCGACATCCGCTTGCCGATCGGCCCGACCGGCAGCCGCGCGAGCTTGGTCTTCACCTGCTTCAACCCGCCGTACGTCCCGAGCATCCAGGACCCGTTCGGCGTGATCGCGTACTTCCCCGCGCCGAACGAGGTGGTCACGTCGACCCCGGACTTCGCCTGCGCGTACGTCGGCATGTACCCCTTGGTGATCAGGCTGCGCCACCACCCGATGGTCTCGGTGAACTTCGGGTCGCCGTAGAAGAACTTCGTCCCCCACGGCTCACCCTCGGAGTACTTCCACCCGTTGCTGGCGGCGTACCAGCTCCAGCTCGTCTGCCCGTCACCACCGCCGGCGTCGCCGTACCCGAGCCCGTAGACCTTCACGTTGTCCTTGTCGAACCCCGGCTGGTCGCCGCGCCGGCCCTTGGAGTCCACCGTCAGCCGCCGGACGATCT containing:
- a CDS encoding sugar ABC transporter substrate-binding protein; the encoded protein is MNLSRRTLLKAGLASLAVPAVAACNNGAAARGDGEIIYWLWDSAQLPMYTECAKVFHEQNPQYSVKIEQYGWNDYWSKLVTGFISDTAPDVFTGHSSKYPLFADKGQVLAIDEYVERDKVDLGIYQKGLADRWIGDDGKRYGLPKDWDTEVYFYNSALTEAAGISTEQLNSMTWNPKDGGTFEQIVRRLTVDSKGRRGDQPGFDKDNVKVYGLGYGDAGGGDGQTSWSWYAASNGWKYSEGEPWGTKFFYGDPKFTETIGWWRSLITKGYMPTYAQAKSGVDVTTSFGAGKYAITPNGSWMLGTYGGLKQVKTKLARLPVGPIGKRMSMMNGLADTIWAGTTRRDASWAWVKFLGSQTAQDIVAKAGVVFPAVAASMPAAKAAFAKNGWDVTPFLEPVEAGDVFPYPANPNAADVTAVMTPAMDAVMSFEAEPASLAKANDDVNQILSANA
- a CDS encoding DUF1707 domain-containing protein; the encoded protein is MNDERPGGSIRIGDSEREDAVRRLGEHYEAGRLSAEEHSERVDQALQAKTGADLDALFTDLPGPHQAPGGAAGAARAGAGGAGAAGGADGDGEGWAGPWGWRRPPWTAPDDATAAGGPGRTGRAGGNGGFGGPGGRPAWAARGFLGRIPFPLLIALGVFAVLASVGCVVGGGHPPILPLLLIGAAVLFVRKRRTERRA
- a CDS encoding sulfite oxidase, which codes for MSIEQFSVRGRLADTGEGITADELQLAARNHGMPLEGLRYDVTPPGLHYVLVHYDIPATNAGDWRLELGGCVVEPLSFGLTELRAMGRRTIRVTLECAGNGRATLLPRPISQPWLTEAVGTAEWTGVLLADLLRLAGIREDAVDVVFTGADHGVERGVEQDYQRGLSVAEAIDSGAIVAWEMNGAPLPPQHGYPLRLVVPGWYGMASVKWLRSIELIDHAFEGFQNAVAYRLRTDADDPGRPVTRIEPRALLVPPGFPDFMSRHRFVAAGTVPLFGRAWSGWAPIERVEVSTDAGVNWHEATLDAPGNQDGPDELAWRGFAYDWEATPGEHVLTVRAYDAAGREQPIEAEWNRGGFANNTAQRITVLVT
- a CDS encoding multicopper oxidase family protein translates to MSDHKKRRWGRLVALGITLAVLVPLGYLWATSLVPGEYDAAQMGYADYGGGPAGGHEHHGGTSVADLTGPKTGTPDVDVTLVARQQKFRLASGETVDGYTLNGTSPGPLIRARLGDLVQVTLVNESVKDGATLHWHGIDVPNAEDGVAGVTQDAVPVGGKHTYRFEAEQAGTYWYHSHQVSSDEVKGGLFGTIVIAPPTPGEVIAAIHTYDGKRTINGRTGTARVELPAGTTARVRVINTDNAILRVGLTGTPYKVVAVDGREVHGPTAVTAGYPLPAGGRVDLEAVVPPGGMRLVAGTPTLSLGIGPAEAAQQELPGENVDLLSYGTPAPVGFDAAKAVRTFEYRIGRRPGFLDGVPGLWWTINGHKFPDVPMFMVAEGDVVRMKISNTSGQAHPMHLHGHHAVVLSRNGVAATGSPWWTDTLEVGNDETYEIAFVADNPGLWMDHCHNLPHASEGLMTHLMYEGINTPYRVGGDKHNEPE
- a CDS encoding response regulator transcription factor; its protein translation is MTIRLLIADDQALVRGALAALLDLEPDLEVVAEVGRGDEVIDAARKSEPDVALLDVEMPGLDGIEAAAALRTAVPGVRVLMVTTFGRPGYLRRAMEAGAAGFVVKDTPATQLADAVRRVQQGLRVVDPSLAAETLVAGTSPLTGRESDVLRAAREGGTVADIAKELHLSEGTVRNHLSAAIGKTGARTRAEAARIALDNGWL
- a CDS encoding sensor histidine kinase, with amino-acid sequence MTTSPSLVEALADRAGPRRPGRWGWMAAAIWLFYLSQPFEQIVHRHGTTRIFGLIVLALFVLTYLGFFGWIRWAGLGARGLPTWPRLLYLGGMLALCVLMVPAAGQQALTCLVYVSAVAMMALDVRIAIAVVALLLGGAELSMRLVPGWSDDGSYGFAIFLGALAVFGMRRAIQRSVELNATRKDLAELAVQEERNRFARDLHDILGHSLTVITVKAELAGKLIAANPDRAAAEVADVESLARAALADVRAAVAGYRELSLAGELVAARTALQAADIKADLPTTVDEVPEENRELFAWVVREGVTNVVRHSGAKRCTIRITAARIEVLDDGTGPTPGGGTAGHGLVGLRERADQAGASVQIGEAPGGGFRLAVGVGAVRMGR